AGAGAAAAGTTTTACTTCCCTATTCAGTTAGATTTTGTGCGTAGCAAAATGTTATAAATCTTTATGTAATGTGTGGACAAAAAACAAACAAAATTTATGAAGACAAATAACAGCAAATTTCTGACCACGTTGACAGGCATAGTAGGATTCACTAGTTTAAGCCTTCACCTGACTTTACCATCTGAAGCTAAAGAGGTACTAAATCCTAACCCCAGTATTTTCAATGAAGCTCCCTATAGCAAGGGTCAACGCCTTCAAGTCAATGCTCAATATACACCTACTGAGGCTACTTCTGAAAAGGGTAACACCAAAAGCAAACAAGTAGCTCAAAAAGGTGGTGTAACAAATCCCAGACCAAGTATTTTTAACGAGCCTCCTTATAACCGTGGTGGTAGTACTACACCTAGTGACGTTGCACCTCCCACCCCAGGTACTACCCCGGAAACTCAACCTACCACACCACCAACACAAGTACCATCTACTGAGACACCTACTAAAACTCCACCAGGGCCTGGAGCAAGCGATAATAAAGGCAAAAACTTATTAGCGTTGGCAGAATCAAACGCTAACTTTAAAACCTTAACCAAGGCTTTGAAAGCAGCAGGATTGACTGGAGCTTTACAAGGTAAAGATAACTTAACTATTTTTGCACCCACTGATGCAGCTTTTGCTAAGTTGCCACAAGATGCTTTGCAAGAATTGCTAAAACCAAGCAACAAAGAAGTATTAATCAAAATCCTAACTTACCATGTAGTACCCGGTAAGGTATTGTCTACTGATTTGAAGTCTGGCGAAGTTAAAAGCCTTGAAGGTGGCACAATCAACATTAAAGTTGATCCTACTAACGGTGTTACTGT
This Nostoc sp. KVJ3 DNA region includes the following protein-coding sequences:
- a CDS encoding fasciclin domain-containing protein; protein product: MKTNNSKFLTTLTGIVGFTSLSLHLTLPSEAKEVLNPNPSIFNEAPYSKGQRLQVNAQYTPTEATSEKGNTKSKQVAQKGGVTNPRPSIFNEPPYNRGGSTTPSDVAPPTPGTTPETQPTTPPTQVPSTETPTKTPPGPGASDNKGKNLLALAESNANFKTLTKALKAAGLTGALQGKDNLTIFAPTDAAFAKLPQDALQELLKPSNKEVLIKILTYHVVPGKVLSTDLKSGEVKSLEGGTINIKVDPTNGVTVNDAKVTQSDITASNGVIHAIDQVILPPDL